In the Gossypium arboreum isolate Shixiya-1 chromosome 10, ASM2569848v2, whole genome shotgun sequence genome, one interval contains:
- the LOC108487938 gene encoding uncharacterized protein LOC108487938, with protein MMSQLSKLLLGGMDKGKDPMDQVEKTNEDLQYPLALLQRSNFVNNPNYLSVLDLDETAEEEKVRMDSQKQLEERCRWLEEKFKAMESADHHQGIDAKDLSLVLDLVLPPKFKMPEFEKYNGTNSLVGAASKWYNQLSRAKINSWKDLAQAFMKQYNHVTDMTPDRITLQNMEKKSNESFRQYAQRWREVAIQVQPSLLEKEATMLFINTLKAPFITHMLGSATKSFSDIVMTGEMIENAVRSGKIELGESTRKSAPRKRDNEVNNTSTFNKGQSKSITMNQPKTVTTNQQSSVRQESNSRKNTERPQFTPIPMMYRELYQNLFNAHKVVERLIKVGIVRFDDPATANVAGNPLPNHTDQGVNGISEGLNRKTKYEVAEVRTPLRQVWKEMAKRGLIVLDSREESKEQRNYCEFHDKVGHEIQDWVEFKALVQNMMNNKEIEFYEETENPVEGDICASEGESTVQNRTPNYPVVIISRPKNNEAGVQMPPWVIIQRPAVFPYKDGKKVPWNYDCNVMMPGKESLVDASRGDQCKGFYTRSGRHYDTANVEVQPTKGKAQVVEEMKGKATKPIKKPVNEEEAKEFLKFLKHSEYSMVEQLRKQPARISVLALLLSSEVHRSALMRVLNETYVANDISVNKLDHLVNNISADNYIFFNDDEIPHGGMGSTKALHITTRCKGYTLPSVLIDNGLALNALDTFGWGSAFLLASEIEASIRREIDNDQG; from the exons ATGATGTCCCAGTTATCCAAATTGCTGTTGGGAGgaatggataagggaaaggacCCCATGGACCAAGTTGAGAAAACAAATGAAGATCTTCAATACCCCCTGGCTTTACTCCAAC gctctaactttgtcaacaACCCGAACTATCTGTCTGTTCTCGACTTGGATGAAACTGCTGAAGAGGAAAAGGTAAGGATGGATTCGCAAAAACAATTGGAAGAACGTTGTAGATGGCTCGAGGAAAAATTCAAAGCCATGGAGAGCGCGGATCatcatcaagggattgatgcCAAGGATCTGAGTTTGGTCCTAGATTTAGTCCTCCCCCCTAAATTCAAAATGCCTGAattcgagaaatacaatggaacaa atagtctggttGGAGCGGCGTCTaagtggtataatcaactgagTCGAGCCAAGATTAACTCATGGAAGGACCTAGCTCAGGCCTTTATGAAGCAATACAATCATGTGACGGACATGACCCCTGACAGAATCACTCTCCAGAATATGGAAAAAAAGTCAAATGAAAGCTTCAGACAGTATGCACAAAGGTGGAGAGAGgtggccatacaagttcagccgTCACTTCTAGAAAAGGAGGCGACaatgctctttatcaacaccttgaAAGCCCCTTTTATCACCCATATGCTAGGAAGTGCCACAAAAAGCTTCTCCGACATAGTAATGACGGGGGAAATGATCGAGAATGCTGTAAGGAGCGGCAAAATAGAATTGGGAGAGAGTACCAGAAAGTCAGCCCCAAGGAAAAGGGACAATGAAGTGAACAACACGAGCACATTCAACAAGGGGCAGTCCAAGTCAATTACCATGAATCAACCCAAAACGGTGACTACCAATCAAcaaagctctgtaagacaagaatCCAATTCGAGAAAGAACACAGAAAGGCCACAATTCACCCCTATACCTATGAtgtatagggagttgtaccagaACCTGTTCAACGCTCAT AAAGTAGTTGAAAGACTCATTAAGGTGGGGATTGTGAGATTTGATGACCCAGCCACGGCCAATGTAGCAGGAAACCCACTCCCCAATCATACCGACCAAGGAGTGAATGGGATAAGTGAAGGCTTGAACAGGAAGACCAAATATGAGGTGGCAGAAGTCAGGACCCCGTTGAGGCAGGTATGGAAGGAGATGGCCAAGAGAGGATTGATTGTGTTGGACTCGAGGGAAGAATCCAAAGAACAGAGAAACTACTGTGAGTTTCACGACAAggtggggcatgaaatccaagatTGGGTGGAGTTCAAAGCCCTAGTACAAAACATGATGAACAATAAAGAAATTGAATTCTATGAAGAGACTGAAAACCCCGTAGAGGGAGATATATGTGCATCGGAGGGAGAATCGACGGTACAAAATCGAACGCCTAACTATCCCGTGGTGATCATTTcgagacccaaaaataatgaagccGGAGTACAAATGCCACCGTGGGTCATAATCCAAAGACCTGCAGTTTTCCCTTACAAAGACGGCAAAAAGGTCCCATGGAATTATGATTGCAATGTGATGATGCCGGGAAAGGAGAGCCTGGTTGACGCTTCAAGAGGGGACCAATGCAAGGGTTTCTATACACGTAGCGGGAGGCATTACGATACGGCGAATGTGGAGGTGCAGCCCACAAAAGGAAAAGCCCAGGTGGTTGAGGAAATGAAGGGAAAAGCAACCAAACCTATTAAAAAGCCAGTTAACGAAGAGGAGGCcaaggagtttttaaaattcctaaagcatagCGAATACAGCATGGTGGAACAGCTACGTAAACAACCAGCCCGTATTTCGGTGTTGGCCTTACTTCTAAGCTCGGAAGTTCATCGTAGCGCGCTAATGAGGGTCTTAAACGAGACATACGTTGCCAATGACATCTCCGTTAACAAGCTGGACCATTTGGTGAACAACATAAGTGCCGATAATTATATCTTCTTTAATGACGATGAGATACCACACGGGGGCATGGGGTCGACTAAAGCTTTGCATATCACCACGCGCTGTAAAGGGTACACGCTGCCAAGTGTACTGATTGACAATGGGTTGGCTTTGAAC GCCCTGGATACATTCGGCTGGGGCAGTGCCTTCCTCCTTGCATCAGAAATTGAAGCTAGTATCAGAAGGGAGATTGATAACGATCAAGGCTGA